The following coding sequences are from one Musa acuminata AAA Group cultivar baxijiao chromosome BXJ2-4, Cavendish_Baxijiao_AAA, whole genome shotgun sequence window:
- the LOC103981267 gene encoding uncharacterized protein LOC103981267, with product MGVDYYNILKVNRNATDEDLKKSYRRLAMRWHPDKNPSNKKEAEAKFKQISEAYEVLSDAQKRAIYDQLGEEGLKGMPPPGSQSATSSASSGPSNFRFNPRDAKDIFAEIFGNSSPFGFESMNRTKSTRYQTNGSGTFGGFGTTESTSRSYAEGAGPSGTQPRKAPAVENFLACRLEELYSGSKRKLKISRSVLQSNGQLVPETEILTIDIKPGWKKGTKITFPGKGNEQVNQLPADLVFIIDEKPHDVYKREGNDLIVHQNISLVDALAGTTINLKTLDGRDLSINVNEVVIPGYELVVAKEGMPLAKEPGKKGNLIVKFNVKFPSRLTPDQRADIRRILGS from the exons ATGGGAGTGGACTACTACAACATATTGAAGGTGAATCGGAACGCCACCGATGAGGATCTCAAGAAGTCGTACCGGCGCCTGGCGATGCGGTGGCACCCGGACAAGAACCCCAGTAACAAGAAGGAGGCGGAGGCCAAGTTCAAGCAGATCTCCGAGGCCTACGAG GTACTAAGCGATGCACAAAAACGGGCGATATATGATCAGCTTGGAGAAGAGGGTTTGAAGGGCATGCCCCCTCCTGGTTCACAAAGTGCGACATCTAGTGCCTCAAGTGGACCTAGTAACTTTCGATTTAATCCTCGAGATGCTAAGGACATCTTTGCTGAAATTTTCGGGAACAGCAGCCCTTTCGGTTTTGAGTCCATGAATCGCACAAAGTccacaagatatcaaacaaatggAAGTGGGACTTTTGGTGGGTTTGGTACGACAGAGAGCACCTCTAGGTCATATGCTGAGGGAGCTGGTCCTAGTGGCACCCAACCACGGAAAGCGCCAGCTGTGGAGAACTTCCTAGCATGCAGACTTGAAGAGCTCTACAGTGGATCAAAAAGGAAGTTGAAGATCTCTAGGAGTGTCTTGCAATCTAATGG ACAATTGGTACCCGAAACAGAgatcttaacaattgatatcaagcCTGGATGGAAAAAAGGTACCAAGATAACTTTTCCGGGCAAAGGTAATGAGCAAGTGAACCAACTCCCAGCCGACCTAGTCTTCATCATTGACGAAAAGCCACATGATGTGTACAAGAGGGAAGGCAATGATCTCATCGTCCACCAAAACATCTCACTTGTCGATGCACTCGCTGGGACTACAATAAATCTTAAGACCCTTGATGGACGTGATTTGTCAATCAATGTGAACGAAGTTGTGATCCCTGGCTATGAACTTGTCGTTGCTAAGGAAGGGATGCCACTAGCCAAGGAGCCAGGCAAGAAGGGCAACTTAATTGTCAAGTTTAATGTGAAATTCCCATCGAGGTTGACACCGGACCAACGAGCAGACATCAGACGCATCCTGGGAAGTTGA